The Daucus carota subsp. sativus chromosome 7, DH1 v3.0, whole genome shotgun sequence genome window below encodes:
- the LOC108194206 gene encoding formin-like protein 8 codes for MNMIKLRFSTFFLYIFIICCSISVIPQCSCQSNSQNIETFYPFGLPPIFSTPNITDNQPPATSSPDTRAEQPRVPPPASKSSSKKAVVKAVVATAASTIVISALFFFMVQRYMHKKKNRVIANASFKNATAIETRRGDDFVRVNGNLKGVIVDEEGLDVLYWRKLEGENKAKEVFDKNEFFDTEDEKNVVTSRVDKNSRPVIQETPLLRGKSSSSHIWPADVEKSQIKTVVKQGSSVQLTSRSPPPTPPPPPPPPAPAVVSSSALPLPPPPPLPKKTPSAPPPPAPKPGGLTTSIKPPPPVPSSLEKVADNEKGQVKFKPLHWDKVNANVEHSMVWDKVKTGSFRVDGDLMEALFGSVATTRNSPKRGSNMSSPRGERTGPPSQIFILDARKSQNISIVLRSLSVSRKEIVDALIEGQDLELDILEKLNRIAPTKEEESLILAFDDDHTRLADAESFLFHVLKAVPSAFSRFSALLFRSNYDSEIFHLKESLKTLESACKELRTRGLLLKLLEAVLKAGNRMNAGTSRGNAQAFNLTSLRKLSDVKSTDGKTTLLHFVVEEVVRAEGKRCVINRSSSLSSRSRNSRDKTTDNSNSNEDKEFKENEYIMLGLPIVGGISSQFSDVKKAAGLDYDALHKACSTLSDDVAEIRKLVGESAMSGGGEGFIREMKIFLDSAEGELRIVKKEFTAIMELVNRTTEYYQAGASKDKGAQPLQLFVVVKDFLGMVDQVCIDITRNMQKRKTATTSTSPAYKNSVKFPLLPPNFLSDKSKSSSSDSDDD; via the exons ATGAACATGATTAAGCTCCGATTTTCGACATTTTTTCTTTACATTTTCATTATTTGTTGCAGTATTTCTGTTATACCTCAATGTTCTTGCCAATCAAATTCCCAGAATATTGAGACTTTCTATCCATTTGGGCTTCCTCCGATTTTTTCGACACCGAATATTACTGATAATCAGCCACCAGCTACTTCTTCTCCAGATACAAGAGCAGAGCAGCCTAGAGTGCCTCCACCAGCATCAAAGTCCTCGTCGAAAAAGGCTGTGGTTAAGGCAGTTGTTGCAACAGCTGCAAGTACTATTGTTATTTCTgcattatttttctttatggtGCAGAGGTACATGCATAAGAAGAAAAATCGCGTTATTGCTAATGCTAGTTTCAAGAATGCTACCGCTATTGAGACGCGTAGGGGGGATGATTTTGTGAGAGTTAATGGTAATTTGAAGGGGGTGATTGTGGATGAGGAGGGCCTGGATGTGTTGTATTGGAGAAAATTGGAAGGCGAAAATAAGGCCAAGGAGGTGTTTGATAAAAATGAGTTTTTCGACACAGAGGATGAGAAAAATGTGGTTACTAGCAGAGTTGACAAGAATTCTAGGCCTGTCATTCAAGAAACTCCTTTGCTTAGAGGGAAGTCTTCCTCTTCTCATATTTGGCCTGCAGATGTCGAAAAAAGTCAGATCAAAACCGTTGTGAAACAAGGGTCATCAGTTCAGCTTACATCGCGGTCTCCACCACCAACTCcacctcctcctcctccaccgccAGCTCCTGCTGTTGTTTCATCATCAGCATTaccactaccaccacctccACCACTGCCCAAAAAGACTCCATCTGCGCCACCACCTCCAGCGCCTAAACCAGGTGGTTTGACCACGTCGATTAAGCCACCTCCACCTGTTCCGTCTTCACTGGAGAAAGTTGCAGATAATGAAAAAGGTCAGGTGAAATTTAAGCCCTTGCATTGGGACAAGGTGAATGCTAATGTTGAGCATTCCATGGTCTGGGACAAAGTCAAAACTGGTTCTTTTAg GGTTGATGGTGATCTTATGGAAGCCCTTTTCGGATCAGTGGCAACTACCCGAAATTCTCCTAAAAGAGGTAGCAATATGTCAAGTCCAAGAGGGGAAAGAACAGGTCCACCCTCTCAAATTTTCATTCTTGATGCCAGAAAGTCTCAGAACATATCTATTGTACTCCGATCTTTATCTGTTTCGCGTAAAGAAATAGTTGATGCTCTCATCGAAGGCCAAGATTTAGAGTTGGACATCCTTGAAAAGCTTAACAGAATTGCCCCTACCAAAGAAGAAGAATCTCTAATCCTGGCATTTGATGACGATCACACAAGACTTGCTGATGCGGAGTCATTTCTCTTCCATGTTCTTAAGGCCGTTCCATCTGCCTTTAGTCGATTTAGTGCGCTGTTGTTTAGATCAAATTATGATTCTGAGATTTTCCACCTTAAAGAGTCTCTGAAAACACTTGAATCTGCCTGCAAGGAGCTGAGAACTCGTGGGCTGTTACTCAAACTTCTTGAAGCCGTTCTAAAGGCTGGAAACCGAATGAATGCAGGAACCTCAAGAGGGAATGCACAAGCTTTCAACTTAACTTCTCTTCGAAAACTTTCTGATGTTAAGAGCACGGATGGGAAAACTACACTGCTTCATTTTGTTGTGGAAGAAGTAGTCCGAGCAGAAGGCAAACGTTGTGTGATCAATAGAAGTTCCAGCTTGAGCAGCAGAAGCAGAAACAGCAGAGACAAAACGACAGACAATTCTAACTCAAACGAGGACAAGGAGTTTAAAGAAAACGAGTATATTATGCTTGGCTTGCCAATTGTAGGAGGAATCAGTTCTCAGTTCTCTGATGTGAAAAAAGCTGCAGGCCTAGACTATGATGCTCTGCACAAAGCTTGTTCAACTTTATCCGATGATGTTGCAGAAATACGAAAACTTGTGGGGGAATCTGCAATGAGTGGTGGAGGAGAAGGTTTTATCAGAGAGATGAAAATCTTCCTAGATTCAGCTGAAGGAGAGCTAAGAATAGTAAAGAAGGAGTTCACAGCTATAATGGAGCTCGTAAACAGAACGACAGAATACTACCAAGCTGGAGCATCAAAGGACAAAGGGGCACAACCACTTCAGCTATTTGTTGTAGTTAAAGATTTTCTTGGAATGGTTGATCAAGTCTGTATTGACATAACCAGAAATATGCAGAAGAGAAAAACCGCAACGACATCAACTTCACCTGCATATAAAAATTCTGTAAAGTTCCCTCTATTGCCACCAAACTTCCTGTCAGACAAGTCAAAGAGCAGTTCTAGTGATTCCGATGATGATTAA